From a region of the Janthinobacterium sp. 61 genome:
- the tssC gene encoding type VI secretion system contractile sheath large subunit, producing MSAHAEALAVSASDAPVATDLLDQIVEQSRVAKSGAEHARARDLISELVAQVLDGTVLMSSSLSATLDARVAEIDRLISSQLSEIMHAAPFQQLEQSWTGLRYLVGNSDTGTRLQIRMFNATKRELVKDFQAALEFDQSCMFKKVYEEEFGTFGGAPFAALLGDFAISRQPEDMYFVEQMSHIAAAAHAPFIASAAPELFGLESYGDLGKPRDLAKVFDTIEYAKWKAFRESEDARYVGLTLPRFLGRLPFNPVDGTTVEGFNFVEEVDGSDHHKYLWCNAAYAFGSKLTRAFADYGWCAAIRGVEGGGLVDDLPTHTFKTDEGDVALKCPAEVAITDRREKELSDLGFISLVHCKNTAYAAFFGAQSAQKSRKYKSDAANANAVLSSQLQYIFAVSRIAHYMKAMMRDKIGSFAAASNVEDFLDRWLMQYVLLDDNASQEQKAQFPLREASVQVQEVSGRPGVYRAVSFLRPHFQLDELSVSLRLVAELPKSTNS from the coding sequence ATGAGCGCCCATGCAGAAGCCCTTGCAGTATCCGCATCCGATGCGCCGGTGGCGACCGACTTGCTGGACCAGATCGTCGAGCAAAGCCGCGTCGCCAAGTCGGGCGCCGAACATGCGCGCGCACGCGACCTCATTTCGGAACTGGTGGCGCAGGTGCTTGACGGCACGGTGCTGATGTCCAGCAGCCTGTCGGCCACCCTGGACGCACGCGTGGCGGAAATCGACCGCCTGATCTCCTCCCAGCTCAGCGAAATCATGCACGCGGCGCCGTTCCAGCAGCTCGAACAAAGCTGGACGGGGCTGCGCTACCTGGTCGGCAACTCCGATACGGGCACGCGCCTGCAGATCCGCATGTTCAACGCCACCAAGCGCGAACTGGTGAAGGATTTCCAGGCGGCGCTGGAGTTCGATCAGAGCTGCATGTTCAAGAAGGTCTACGAAGAGGAATTTGGCACCTTCGGCGGCGCGCCGTTCGCCGCGCTGCTGGGAGACTTCGCCATCTCGCGCCAGCCGGAAGACATGTATTTCGTCGAGCAGATGTCGCACATCGCTGCCGCCGCGCATGCACCGTTCATCGCCTCGGCCGCGCCGGAACTGTTTGGCCTGGAAAGCTACGGTGACCTGGGCAAGCCGCGCGACCTGGCCAAGGTGTTCGACACCATCGAGTACGCGAAATGGAAGGCCTTCCGCGAATCCGAGGATGCACGCTACGTGGGCCTGACCTTGCCCCGCTTCCTGGGCCGGCTGCCCTTCAATCCCGTCGATGGCACCACCGTTGAAGGTTTTAACTTTGTCGAGGAAGTCGATGGCAGCGACCATCACAAATACCTGTGGTGCAACGCCGCGTATGCATTCGGCAGCAAGCTCACGCGCGCCTTTGCCGATTATGGCTGGTGCGCCGCCATCCGCGGCGTGGAGGGCGGCGGCCTGGTGGACGACCTGCCCACCCACACCTTCAAGACGGACGAGGGGGACGTGGCCCTGAAATGCCCGGCCGAAGTGGCGATCACTGACCGCCGCGAAAAGGAATTGTCGGACCTGGGCTTCATCTCGCTGGTGCACTGCAAGAACACGGCGTATGCAGCGTTTTTTGGCGCCCAGTCGGCGCAGAAAAGCCGCAAGTACAAAAGCGACGCGGCCAATGCGAACGCGGTGCTGTCGTCGCAGCTGCAGTACATCTTCGCCGTCTCGCGCATTGCCCATTACATGAAGGCCATGATGCGCGACAAGATCGGCAGCTTTGCCGCCGCCTCCAACGTGGAAGACTTCCTGGATCGCTGGCTGATGCAGTACGTGCTGCTCGACGATAACGCCAGCCAGGAGCAGAAGGCGCAGTTCCCCCTGCGCGAGGCATCCGTGCAAGTGCAGGAAGTGTCGGGCCGGCCCGGCGTGTACCGCGCCGTGTCGTTCCTGCGGCCGCACTTCCAGCTCGATGAATTATCCGTTTCGCTCCGACTGGTCGCGGAGTTGCCGAAGTCGACCAATTCCTGA
- the tagF gene encoding type VI secretion system-associated protein TagF encodes MRRAAQQVRLGYFGKIPARGDFIKACDNHALVQLLDDWLAQVMNALTVNPRWKLNYDALPPLRFAFVGTRSRRAIAGRLEASNDQSQRRFPFMAMGALEVDDAEAFVACSPLVLAPLWQQVEQLSQGIVASDEPGPALLALAGNVVEVEPAAPGHAARLSAFLQAQTVHDLQAMLASPAFPVTVRELLLGLGLLLQPVRHSGLPRLEKSLVLPLPQDVQLRELVASLWLHLIAPFLRQADFELALFFSHLDEAPVLVIGFCGADPHGLRALIDPQAGSERLILFDQLDWVDGQLGDDAALCQFSACLEQEQLSLRSACVMFADTFA; translated from the coding sequence ATGAGGCGCGCGGCGCAACAGGTGCGTCTCGGGTACTTCGGCAAGATCCCCGCGCGCGGCGATTTCATCAAGGCTTGCGACAATCACGCGCTGGTGCAGCTGCTTGACGACTGGCTGGCGCAGGTCATGAATGCCCTGACGGTGAACCCGCGCTGGAAGCTCAATTACGATGCCTTGCCGCCGCTGCGCTTTGCCTTCGTCGGCACGCGCAGCCGGCGCGCCATCGCCGGGCGCCTGGAAGCGAGCAATGACCAGTCGCAGCGGCGGTTTCCCTTCATGGCCATGGGCGCGCTGGAAGTCGATGACGCCGAAGCCTTCGTCGCTTGCAGCCCGCTGGTGCTGGCGCCGCTGTGGCAGCAGGTGGAGCAGCTGTCGCAGGGCATCGTGGCCAGCGACGAACCCGGACCGGCCTTGCTGGCGCTGGCCGGCAATGTGGTCGAAGTCGAACCGGCCGCGCCTGGCCATGCGGCGCGGTTATCCGCCTTCTTGCAGGCGCAGACCGTGCATGACTTGCAGGCGATGCTGGCCTCGCCCGCGTTTCCGGTGACGGTGCGCGAATTGCTGCTGGGCCTGGGCCTGCTGCTGCAGCCGGTGCGCCACAGCGGCTTGCCGCGCCTGGAGAAAAGCCTGGTGCTGCCGCTGCCGCAAGACGTGCAGCTGCGCGAGCTGGTGGCCAGCCTCTGGCTGCACCTGATCGCGCCTTTCCTGCGCCAGGCCGATTTCGAACTGGCGCTGTTTTTCTCCCACCTCGACGAGGCACCCGTACTGGTGATCGGCTTTTGCGGCGCCGACCCGCATGGCTTGCGCGCGCTGATCGATCCGCAGGCCGGCAGCGAAAGGCTGATCCTGTTCGACCAGCTGGACTGGGTTGACGGGCAGCTGGGAGACGATGCGGCGCTGTGTCAGTTTTCCGCCTGCCTGGAGCAGGAGCAGCTGTCGCTGCGCTCGGCCTGCGTGATGTTTGCCGATACCTTTGCCTGA
- the icmH gene encoding type IVB secretion system protein IcmH/DotU, with product MSQLIERRAAPSLLGPRSAAPAVSSRHAGSALPDLMHEGFYMLFMLKHGSAPGDEQIFMDRITAFLDDFEREAKKIRADGDDIEAAKYAFCAAVDEIILASPFDLRKQWERRPLQLLIFGDQLAGEHFFDRLDALRGKGPMRVQALQVFHMCLLLGFQGKYAIDGGEKLSYLTARLGDEIAHIKGKSRGFAPRAERPDQVINKRGSDVPLWALSSFFALLAICAYLGLKTHLTRNTQTTLAAYADLVKLAPRPAHLTITLP from the coding sequence ATGAGCCAGCTCATCGAACGGCGCGCGGCGCCATCCCTGCTGGGCCCCCGCAGTGCCGCCCCTGCGGTCAGCAGCCGGCATGCTGGCAGTGCCCTGCCGGACCTGATGCACGAAGGCTTTTACATGCTGTTCATGCTGAAGCACGGTTCGGCGCCCGGCGACGAACAGATCTTCATGGACCGCATCACGGCCTTCCTCGACGACTTCGAACGCGAAGCGAAAAAGATCCGCGCCGACGGCGACGATATCGAAGCGGCCAAATATGCATTCTGCGCGGCGGTCGATGAAATCATCCTGGCCTCGCCTTTCGACCTGCGCAAGCAGTGGGAGCGGCGCCCGCTGCAGCTGCTGATCTTTGGCGACCAGCTGGCGGGCGAACACTTTTTCGATCGCCTCGACGCCCTGCGCGGCAAGGGCCCCATGCGCGTGCAGGCGCTACAGGTTTTCCATATGTGTTTGTTGCTGGGATTCCAGGGCAAGTATGCGATCGACGGCGGCGAAAAACTCAGCTACCTGACGGCACGCCTGGGCGACGAGATTGCCCACATCAAGGGCAAGAGCCGTGGCTTCGCGCCGCGTGCGGAACGCCCCGACCAGGTGATCAACAAACGCGGCAGCGACGTGCCGCTGTGGGCGTTGTCGAGCTTTTTCGCCCTGCTGGCCATCTGCGCTTACCTCGGCCTGAAAACGCATCTGACGCGCAACACGCAAACGACTCTGGCCGCGTATGCAGACCTGGTCAAACTGGCGCCGCGCCCAGCACACCTGACCATCACCCTGCCCTGA
- a CDS encoding type VI secretion system tube protein Hcp: MAIDVYLQIDGIKGESTDDKHKDWIECKSVNWSVEQPKSATASTGGGHTAERCEHKDIVISKLADLASPVLLQTCSAGKTIPKARFEFMRADGQGERVKYFEIEIENVLIGAVTPNVEEGDILGEHVGFKFSKVKWKYTQQKVTGGAGGNTSGGWDLAANRVA, translated from the coding sequence ATGGCAATCGATGTATATCTGCAGATAGACGGCATCAAGGGCGAGTCCACCGATGACAAGCACAAGGACTGGATCGAGTGCAAATCGGTCAACTGGAGCGTCGAGCAGCCGAAGTCCGCCACCGCCTCGACGGGCGGCGGCCATACGGCCGAACGCTGCGAGCACAAGGACATCGTCATCTCCAAGCTGGCCGACCTGGCCTCACCGGTGCTGCTGCAGACCTGCTCGGCCGGCAAGACCATTCCAAAGGCGCGCTTCGAATTCATGCGCGCCGACGGCCAGGGCGAGCGCGTCAAGTACTTTGAAATCGAAATCGAGAATGTGCTGATCGGCGCCGTGACGCCGAACGTGGAAGAAGGCGATATCCTGGGTGAACACGTCGGCTTCAAGTTCTCGAAAGTGAAGTGGAAATACACGCAGCAAAAAGTGACGGGCGGCGCCGGCGGCAATACCTCGGGCGGCTGGGACCTGGCCGCGAACCGCGTGGCTTGA
- the tssJ gene encoding type VI secretion system lipoprotein TssJ, which yields MPPDAPLRRLARATPLLLLALLQAGCAGGAIGTLANAALQMAGVAKPPPELPDAQKPPRNVSIRLHAAQRINTDAEGRSLALVARIYKLRQSAAFEQAHYDSFLDAQREKAALGADLLEVKEVLLVPGQRYEVLEKVSGEAYFIGVVALFRAPAAQRWRATFAAADAERGGITVGLHACALSVTSLAGMGSGMVPLSALRCQ from the coding sequence ATGCCACCTGACGCCCCGCTCCGCCGCCTGGCGCGCGCCACCCCGCTACTGCTGCTGGCCTTGCTGCAAGCCGGCTGCGCGGGCGGCGCCATCGGCACCCTGGCCAACGCGGCGCTGCAAATGGCCGGCGTGGCCAAGCCGCCGCCCGAACTGCCTGACGCGCAAAAACCACCGCGCAATGTCAGCATCCGTCTGCACGCGGCGCAGCGCATCAACACCGATGCCGAAGGCCGGTCGCTGGCGCTGGTGGCGCGCATCTACAAGCTGCGCCAGAGCGCCGCCTTCGAGCAGGCCCACTACGACAGCTTCCTCGACGCGCAGCGCGAAAAGGCGGCACTGGGCGCCGACCTGCTGGAAGTGAAGGAAGTGCTGCTGGTGCCGGGCCAGCGCTACGAAGTTCTGGAAAAAGTCAGCGGGGAAGCGTATTTCATCGGCGTGGTGGCCTTGTTCCGCGCGCCTGCGGCACAGCGCTGGCGCGCCACCTTTGCCGCCGCCGATGCGGAACGCGGCGGCATCACCGTCGGCCTGCACGCCTGTGCGCTCAGCGTCACTAGCCTGGCCGGCATGGGCAGCGGCATGGTGCCGCTGTCCGCCCTGCGCTGCCAGTAA
- the tssB gene encoding type VI secretion system contractile sheath small subunit, with product MSKSDSVQKRLQKIRAPRVQMTYDVEIGDAIENKELPFVVGVLGDFGGNSDNEKKRLKDRKFVAIDHENFDEVLAGVEPVARFAVPNRMSEAGGTFAVDLHFRSMDDFRPESVVRQVDPLRKLLEARTKLADLRNKLAGNDKLEDLLTEVLNNTDSLATLKPRFPTQED from the coding sequence ATGTCCAAGTCCGACAGCGTGCAGAAACGCCTGCAAAAGATACGCGCCCCGCGCGTGCAAATGACCTATGACGTCGAGATTGGCGACGCGATTGAAAACAAGGAGCTGCCCTTCGTGGTCGGTGTGCTGGGTGACTTTGGCGGTAATTCTGACAATGAGAAAAAACGCCTGAAGGACCGCAAGTTCGTCGCCATCGACCACGAAAACTTCGACGAAGTGCTGGCCGGCGTGGAGCCGGTGGCCCGCTTCGCCGTGCCGAACCGCATGAGCGAGGCGGGTGGCACGTTCGCCGTCGACCTGCACTTCCGCTCGATGGATGACTTTCGCCCGGAATCGGTGGTGCGCCAGGTCGACCCCTTGCGCAAGCTGCTCGAGGCGCGCACCAAGTTGGCCGACTTGCGCAACAAGCTGGCCGGCAATGACAAGCTGGAAGATTTGCTGACGGAGGTGCTGAACAACACGGACAGCCTGGCCACCCTGAAACCGCGCTTCCCGACGCAGGAGGATTGA
- a CDS encoding OmpA family protein, protein MKSHIFLLPLLLPAATSCHAQAQAPQTPMPGQILVTGTLADEAGKAAVLARLRELYGAERVVDQIAIGNVAMPANWNAYVQKLIAPNLKLISRGQISIAGNDVSVRGEVANEAQRQQIASDIATSLNPTYIVSNGLRVRAAEAEQGLLDAALDKRIIEFDSGKASITPAGLAILDEMAAVMLKLRGRKVEVIGHTDDTGLRASNVALSQARAEAVRAHLASKGVGADSVLVSGQGPDRPVASNATADGRARNRRIEFRIAQ, encoded by the coding sequence ATGAAGTCACACATTTTCCTGCTGCCGCTGCTGCTTCCTGCAGCCACTTCCTGCCACGCCCAGGCCCAGGCGCCCCAGACGCCGATGCCGGGGCAAATCCTCGTCACGGGCACCCTGGCCGACGAGGCGGGCAAGGCTGCCGTGCTGGCCCGACTGCGCGAACTGTATGGCGCCGAGCGCGTGGTCGACCAGATCGCCATCGGCAACGTTGCCATGCCGGCCAACTGGAACGCTTACGTGCAAAAGCTCATCGCGCCGAACCTGAAGCTCATTTCACGGGGGCAGATCAGCATAGCCGGCAACGACGTCAGCGTGCGCGGCGAGGTGGCGAACGAGGCGCAGCGCCAGCAGATCGCCAGCGACATCGCCACCAGCCTCAATCCCACCTACATCGTCAGCAATGGTTTGCGGGTCAGGGCGGCCGAGGCCGAGCAGGGCTTGCTCGATGCTGCACTGGATAAACGCATCATCGAATTCGACAGCGGCAAGGCGTCCATTACGCCGGCCGGCCTGGCCATCCTCGACGAAATGGCTGCCGTCATGCTCAAGTTGCGGGGCCGCAAGGTGGAGGTGATCGGCCACACGGACGATACGGGCCTGCGCGCCAGCAATGTGGCACTGAGTCAGGCGCGCGCCGAAGCCGTGCGTGCCCACCTGGCCAGCAAGGGCGTCGGGGCCGATTCGGTGCTGGTGTCGGGCCAGGGGCCGGACCGTCCCGTGGCCAGCAACGCCACGGCCGATGGCCGGGCGAGAAACCGGCGCATCGAGTTCAGGATCGCGCAATAG
- the tssK gene encoding type VI secretion system baseplate subunit TssK, protein MGMAAKVLWGEGLFLRPQHFQRQDQYHEARLHHTASALHPYLWGVAQLQWDLAALKTGTLRLQALSAIFRDGEVFEALGDGAPGSDTLPPPVDLEALPPAVQEVTYYAALPILNREGMNCTAQASKTGTPTATRFAHAMCATPDLFTESTVADVAYLKKTVRLIPDSEARGSYDCLPLIALRRTVSGGFEPVPSFMAPSLAIAGAPRLQGVLEHLLDALQAKVSALHGHHREPSRNVIEFRSGDVSSFWLLHTVSAAAAALMHYVRHPALHPERLYEALLGLAGGLLSYSRHYTLASLPAYDHAQPGACFDAIDGIIRELLDTVISSKYFSIALLEDKPSYYLGKLDSDKIDQHTTLYLAIRAAMSAIELVDVVPLRVKVGAPDDVEKCVLTAMPGLKLSHAPQVPAAIPVRPETYYFAIENRGALYEQMLKAQSISVYVPAGIRDLQLELIAVTA, encoded by the coding sequence ATGGGCATGGCAGCGAAAGTCTTGTGGGGAGAAGGCCTGTTCCTGCGGCCGCAGCATTTCCAGCGCCAGGATCAGTATCACGAAGCGCGCCTGCATCACACGGCCAGCGCGCTGCATCCCTACCTGTGGGGCGTGGCGCAGCTGCAGTGGGATCTGGCGGCGCTGAAGACGGGCACCCTGCGCCTACAGGCCCTGTCGGCGATCTTCCGCGACGGAGAAGTGTTCGAGGCGCTGGGCGACGGTGCGCCCGGCAGCGATACGCTGCCCCCGCCGGTGGACCTGGAAGCCCTGCCGCCTGCGGTGCAGGAAGTGACGTATTACGCGGCGCTGCCCATCCTCAACCGCGAAGGCATGAATTGCACGGCGCAGGCGTCAAAGACAGGCACGCCTACAGCCACGCGCTTTGCGCATGCCATGTGCGCCACGCCCGACCTGTTTACGGAGTCCACCGTAGCCGACGTGGCGTATCTGAAGAAAACCGTGCGCCTGATTCCCGACAGCGAGGCGCGCGGCTCCTACGACTGCCTGCCGCTGATCGCCCTGCGGCGCACGGTGTCGGGCGGCTTCGAGCCTGTGCCCTCGTTCATGGCACCCAGCCTGGCGATCGCGGGCGCGCCGCGCCTGCAGGGCGTGCTGGAACACTTGCTCGACGCATTGCAGGCGAAAGTGAGCGCGCTGCACGGCCACCACCGCGAGCCGAGCCGCAATGTGATCGAGTTCCGCTCGGGCGACGTGTCCTCGTTCTGGTTGCTGCACACGGTCAGCGCGGCCGCCGCCGCGCTGATGCACTATGTGCGCCATCCGGCCCTGCATCCGGAGCGCCTGTACGAAGCGCTGCTGGGCCTGGCGGGCGGCCTGCTCAGCTACTCCAGGCATTACACCCTGGCCAGCCTGCCCGCCTACGACCACGCGCAGCCGGGCGCCTGCTTCGATGCCATCGACGGCATCATTCGCGAACTGCTCGACACCGTCATCTCGTCGAAGTATTTTTCCATCGCCCTGCTTGAGGACAAGCCGTCGTATTACCTGGGCAAGCTCGATTCGGACAAGATCGACCAGCACACCACCTTGTACCTGGCGATTCGTGCCGCCATGTCCGCCATCGAACTGGTTGACGTGGTGCCGCTGCGCGTCAAGGTGGGCGCGCCCGACGACGTGGAAAAATGCGTGCTGACGGCCATGCCCGGCCTGAAACTGTCGCACGCGCCGCAAGTGCCGGCCGCCATTCCCGTGCGCCCCGAAACCTATTATTTTGCGATTGAAAACCGCGGCGCGCTATATGAGCAGATGCTCAAGGCGCAGTCGATTTCCGTGTACGTGCCGGCCGGCATACGCGACCTGCAGCTGGAACTGATCGCGGTGACGGCATGA